One genomic window of Candidatus Kuenenia stuttgartiensis includes the following:
- the tatA gene encoding twin-arginine translocase TatA/TatE family subunit produces the protein MFGMPGGWEWIIILIVAILIFGKRLPEVMKSLGKGIVEFKKGVKGVEDDVEDVSSKSPQSKKKIDIENDTAKQEKNS, from the coding sequence ATGTTTGGTATGCCAGGTGGTTGGGAGTGGATTATTATCCTGATTGTGGCAATTCTTATTTTTGGGAAAAGACTTCCGGAGGTAATGAAATCCTTGGGGAAGGGAATTGTCGAGTTTAAAAAAGGGGTAAAGGGAGTTGAAGACGACGTGGAAGATGTCAGCAGCAAGTCGCCACAGTCAAAGAAAAAAATAGACATCGAGAATGATACTGCAAAGCAGGAAAAAAATAGTTAG